The following proteins come from a genomic window of Megalobrama amblycephala isolate DHTTF-2021 linkage group LG1, ASM1881202v1, whole genome shotgun sequence:
- the LOC125248130 gene encoding gastrula zinc finger protein XlCGF49.1-like encodes MRDPEHCRMKHTEEQRDLIKENEENEVLCEEEGNHHVKTAGETLIRSQTEKVSKERRSQKSFTCAGKSLTCKYNLDVHMRVHSGEKPFTCDQCGKTFPRASGLKSHLKVHSQEKPHSCSLCGKSFSHLQSLKDHQKIHTGVRDHMCFECDKTFIRAKELKRHQRIHTGEKPYKVFTLRQEIQ; translated from the exons ATGAGAGATCCAGAacactgcagaatgaaacacactgaagaacaaagag ACTTGATTAAAGAAAATGAGGAGAATGAAGTGCTTTGTGAAGAGGAGGGGAATCATCATGTCAAAACTGCAGGAGAAACTTTAATTCGCTCTCAAACTGAAAAAGTTTCAAAGGAAAGAAGATCCCAGAAATCTTTCACCTGCGCTGGAAAGAGTTTGACATGCAAATATAATCTTgatgttcacatgagagttcattctggagagaaaccgttcacatgtgatcagtgtggcaAAACTTTTCCGAGGGCTTCAGGCCTGAAGAGCCACCTGAAAGTTCATTCACAGGAGAAACCCCATTCATGTtctttgtgtggaaagagtttttcacatcTGCAAAGTTTAAAAGATCATCAGAAAATACATACTGGTGTAAGAGATCatatgtgctttgagtgtgacaAGACTTTTATTAGAGCTAAAGAACTGAAAcggcaccagagaattcacactggagagaaaccttacaaagTGTTCACACTGCGGCAAGAGATTCAATGA